The following is a genomic window from Candidatus Aegiribacteria sp..
GGTATATAGTTATCAGTCATGCCTATAAGTCTTCCTGAAATTTTATCAAACCTGGATTCTACCAGAGCAAAAGCGCTTTTTCCCATCTGATCATTTCTGAACTTGCGTTTGATTTCGTCAGAATGTGATCGGAGGTAAACAGCTCTTTCTGTAATTGTCTCAGTATGTATCATATCCTCTGTATACGAAGCAGCGGGAGTTCCGGGTCTGGCGGAAAATGGAAATACATGAAGATAGGATACCGCAGGATGCGATATGAGGTCAACAGTATCTTGAAAATCCTTTGAAGTCTCTCCTGGAAATCCGACAATGATATCCGCTCCGAGAGCAAGCCCGGGAAACAGTTCCATGCATTTATCGAGAAGTTCTATAATAACCTGTTTTGAATACTTTCTTTTCATTCGACTTAAAATTCTATCTGACCCGCTCTGAATGGGTATATGCATATGCCTGCAGACACCAGGCAAGGCAATACCCTCAAGCATGTTACTTGATAATCCAATTGGTTCCATTGAACTCAGTCGAACACGGAACCCTCCGATTGAAAGAAGATCACGAACCAGCTGTACAAGGCCATAATCATCTCCGTACATATCATTACCGTACCTGACAAGATCCACTCCTGTCAGAAGGATCTCTTTAAATCCGGCAGAAGCGAGTTTCCGGGCCTGTGACAGCACCAGCTCTCTCGGCTGGCTTCTGGACCGCCCACGCGCAGCAGGTACTATGCAGTAGGAACAATGGTTATCACAGCCGTCCTGAACCTTCAGAAAAGCTCTTGTTCGAGAGATTACCTCAGGAGCATGGACTGGAAACAGAGCACCGGAAGGGATATCCTGCTCGCTGTTATCGGCAGAATATTCAATATCAAGTATAGCAGCAATTGTCTCAACGAGATGACTCTTGTCGGTGTTTGGCACGATAATAGCGTTCTGATCACTGAATTCATCCGGTGCAACCTGGGCTACACATCCTGTAACTATCACAACGGCGTCTGTTCTTTTCCGAAAATACCTGACAGCCTTTCGTGAACGAGCAGTACTTCTTCCTGTAACAGCACAGGAATTAACAAGTATCAGTGAAGCATTCTCCGGACAGTCAGCTCTCTCAATTCCACAACTGAGCCTGAACTCCTCAAGGAGCGCTTCAGTTTCATACGCATTCAAGCGACATCCAAGCGTATGACCGTAAATTCTCTGTTTTCTTTTCATTGTTTTACGGGAGGAAGTTGTCCTCCCTCCCGCTCTCTTCTGTCAGGAAGGAAACTCAGCCCTTCTCGACTTCATCATCGCCTTCGGGGCTATCGTCTTCACCTTTTTCAGAGTCTTCAGTAGATTCTTCTTCGATTATTTCCGCTTTTTTTTCAGCGGCTTCCTCTTCAACTTCCTCCACTGTTTCTTTGACTATTTCCTCAGCCTCTTCTTCAGCTTCCTCAACAGTGTCTTCTGCTGCCTTTGAAGTATCTTTTGAACTCCCAGGAGCTTCATCGGTTTCAGTAACAACTTCAGCTTCCTCCACAGTTCCTTCCGTATCCTCATCCGCAGATTCTTCAGATTCAACCTGTAAAGATTCTGATTCGTCAGTACTAACCACCAGTTTTTCCCTGCCTTCAAGCTTCTCTCTGAAAGCGCTCAGTTCCTCCATTGGTCTTCCATTGAAATAACTGCGAACGCTGAGAACGATTCTTCTGCTGGTTGGTTCAAGTTCAATAATTCTGAGAGGAAGCTCGTCACCAATACGTATGACATCTGAAGGGTCTTCGAGATTTTCCCATCCAAGCTGACTCTGCGGCACGAATCCTTCAATGTAATCATCAAGCCGTACAACAACACCTCTATCCAGAAGCTGCACAACCTC
Proteins encoded in this region:
- a CDS encoding MiaB/RimO family radical SAM methylthiotransferase, producing MNAYETEALLEEFRLSCGIERADCPENASLILVNSCAVTGRSTARSRKAVRYFRKRTDAVVIVTGCVAQVAPDEFSDQNAIIVPNTDKSHLVETIAAILDIEYSADNSEQDIPSGALFPVHAPEVISRTRAFLKVQDGCDNHCSYCIVPAARGRSRSQPRELVLSQARKLASAGFKEILLTGVDLVRYGNDMYGDDYGLVQLVRDLLSIGGFRVRLSSMEPIGLSSNMLEGIALPGVCRHMHIPIQSGSDRILSRMKRKYSKQVIIELLDKCMELFPGLALGADIIVGFPGETSKDFQDTVDLISHPAVSYLHVFPFSARPGTPAASYTEDMIHTETITERAVYLRSHSDEIKRKFRNDQMGKSAFALVESRFDKISGRLIGMTDNYIPVLTPDGSREGELVLMTIKDNNICWNTR